One stretch of Geoalkalibacter ferrihydriticus DSM 17813 DNA includes these proteins:
- a CDS encoding cache domain-containing protein, whose product MKKLCLVIFSFLFVVSTAQAATQPDKLAIAEQQVTAAFERLDSGINTAAEKLGEVGLTGDDAREILTALCQEVSYAVNCATIDTHGVLKMIEPAAYRHVEGTDISAQEQVKQMLSLNKPVLSGVFRAVEGDDAVVAQYPVVNAEGRFIGALSVLFKPERFLREIIQPLVKGTQLAISVMDLEGRTLYDSDPAQIGLNIFTSEIFQPYTEFVELAQKIAATPQGDGVYRFKRDDISGADVDKIAYWTSVSSYGVDWRLVGIQLE is encoded by the coding sequence ATGAAAAAACTGTGTCTGGTGATTTTTAGTTTTCTGTTTGTTGTCTCTACCGCACAGGCGGCAACGCAGCCGGACAAGCTGGCAATTGCCGAGCAGCAGGTAACAGCCGCCTTTGAGCGGCTTGACTCTGGCATCAACACCGCAGCAGAAAAACTCGGAGAAGTTGGTTTGACCGGTGATGATGCCAGGGAAATTTTAACGGCGCTCTGTCAGGAGGTCAGCTATGCCGTTAATTGCGCCACCATCGATACACACGGAGTGCTGAAAATGATCGAGCCTGCCGCATACCGTCATGTTGAAGGTACCGATATTTCAGCGCAGGAACAGGTCAAACAGATGCTGAGTCTTAATAAACCGGTACTAAGTGGTGTTTTTCGTGCGGTGGAGGGGGATGACGCGGTTGTTGCGCAATATCCGGTTGTCAATGCTGAGGGTCGGTTTATCGGTGCGTTGAGCGTCCTGTTTAAGCCGGAAAGATTTCTGAGAGAGATCATTCAACCTCTGGTAAAGGGGACACAGTTGGCTATCTCGGTGATGGATCTGGAGGGACGAACCCTTTACGACAGCGACCCGGCGCAGATTGGCCTTAACATCTTCACTTCAGAAATATTTCAGCCCTATACCGAATTTGTCGAGCTGGCGCAAAAGATAGCTGCTACTCCGCAGGGTGACGGTGTTTACCGCTTCAAAAGGGATGACATTAGCGGCGCTGATGTCGACAAAATTGCGTACTGGACGAGCGTGTCCTCGTATGGAGTCGATTGGCGGCTGGTGGGCATCCAGCTGGAATAA
- a CDS encoding Os1348 family NHLP clan protein yields the protein MPQDAVERVLGRLLTDERFRRLAKKSLEKACMQHGYSLTKTEHDLLCSLKLQVINEVAAQLDPGLCRAVTSRQYPPPFESATYHEECFYEKTVSGDF from the coding sequence ATGCCACAGGATGCTGTCGAACGCGTATTAGGAAGACTGTTGACCGACGAGCGATTCCGACGTTTGGCCAAAAAGTCACTGGAAAAGGCGTGTATGCAGCACGGCTATTCGTTGACCAAGACAGAACATGATCTGCTCTGCAGTCTAAAACTGCAGGTCATCAACGAGGTTGCAGCTCAGCTGGACCCCGGTCTCTGTCGGGCCGTGACGTCCCGGCAATACCCCCCACCCTTTGAGTCGGCAACATATCATGAGGAGTGTTTTTATGAAAAAACTGTGTCTGGTGATTTTTAG
- a CDS encoding PRC-barrel domain-containing protein, whose product MKRLTFFTVVLFAFGLYMVPATFATGAATDSKDKQSGQSEYQKDQPDQSRSLGAQQGLSSPTQQERQTFPGQLHEQDHRTQPGQPGQQAQQTQKFQQQNLMLVDNLIGTEVQNQQGENIGEIDSVLVDTNSGRIGFVTLKSGGVLGMGEDKYIVPFNALQKKMPVGTEARTGISQQRQVVFTLDKQKEQLKAVPEGDIEEFLTQESQVRGINEHYGVSPYWEQDQTQQQRQGDTQRPGQEKKQMMDMKDKQRK is encoded by the coding sequence ATGAAAAGACTAACTTTTTTTACAGTGGTTTTGTTTGCGTTCGGACTTTACATGGTCCCTGCGACTTTCGCAACTGGTGCTGCTACCGACAGCAAGGATAAGCAATCCGGCCAGAGTGAATATCAAAAGGATCAGCCGGATCAGTCCAGGTCCCTAGGGGCCCAACAGGGTCTGAGTTCACCGACCCAGCAGGAACGACAGACTTTCCCCGGTCAACTGCACGAGCAGGACCATCGGACTCAACCGGGTCAACCAGGTCAACAGGCACAGCAGACTCAAAAATTTCAGCAGCAGAATCTTATGCTGGTCGATAATCTGATCGGCACGGAAGTTCAGAACCAGCAGGGCGAAAATATCGGTGAGATCGACAGCGTTCTGGTGGATACCAACAGTGGTCGGATTGGTTTTGTGACCTTGAAGAGCGGCGGCGTCCTTGGTATGGGTGAGGATAAGTACATTGTACCATTCAATGCGCTGCAGAAAAAAATGCCCGTAGGTACGGAAGCTCGGACTGGTATTAGTCAACAACGTCAGGTCGTATTCACCCTCGATAAGCAAAAAGAACAATTGAAAGCGGTTCCTGAAGGTGATATCGAAGAGTTTTTAACGCAAGAGAGTCAGGTCAGGGGAATCAATGAGCATTATGGCGTATCCCCCTATTGGGAACAAGATCAGACCCAGCAACAACGCCAAGGCGATACCCAGCGTCCAGGACAAGAAAAAAAACAAATGATGGATATGAAGGATAAGCAGAGAAAATAG
- a CDS encoding GGDEF domain-containing protein — translation MGAIFGWNKLFDTGLKESDRQHQHLLNLINSFGETLANNHLNEADVISIYHELVDYTRYHFEEEERLMVQFNIDSRHVNPHTRMHQNFITEVGRLYQSNHSTHQEDGSNLFDFLLNWLIYHIMGTDMSMARQLQAIDTGTCPQAAYEQEGRHGDKRTALLLRSLKNLLEQVSQRNQQLTELNQSLEEKVRQRTRELEIANTHLENLASTDSLTGLVNRRRAMEILRLLWQEPTTDGQQLACMMIDADNFKQINDHYGHDAGDEVLRVLAREMTHEVRTDDTVCRLGGDEFMVICPATDAAGALYLAEMLHRHIAALQVPAGEGFWQGSVSIGVAVRQIEMKSIEDLIKAADRSLYDAKEAGKNCVWMK, via the coding sequence ATGGGAGCGATTTTTGGATGGAATAAGCTGTTTGATACCGGTCTTAAAGAATCGGATCGACAACACCAGCACCTATTGAACCTGATCAACTCCTTCGGCGAGACACTTGCTAACAACCACCTCAATGAGGCTGATGTCATCAGCATCTATCATGAACTGGTTGATTACACCCGTTATCACTTTGAAGAAGAAGAGCGGCTGATGGTTCAGTTCAATATCGACTCCCGTCATGTTAACCCGCACACCCGTATGCATCAAAACTTTATCACCGAAGTCGGTCGTCTTTACCAGAGTAACCATTCTACCCATCAAGAGGATGGCAGTAACCTGTTCGACTTTCTTCTTAACTGGTTGATTTACCACATCATGGGAACCGATATGTCGATGGCCAGACAGCTTCAGGCAATCGATACCGGCACATGTCCGCAAGCGGCCTATGAGCAAGAAGGCCGCCACGGTGATAAAAGAACAGCGCTTTTGCTGCGCTCGCTGAAAAACCTGCTTGAGCAGGTCTCACAGCGCAATCAGCAACTGACCGAGCTGAACCAGTCCCTCGAAGAAAAAGTCAGGCAACGCACCCGTGAACTCGAAATAGCCAACACCCATCTTGAAAACCTGGCGTCTACTGATTCCCTGACCGGGCTGGTCAATCGTCGCCGGGCCATGGAGATACTCCGGCTACTCTGGCAAGAGCCCACAACAGACGGCCAACAGCTGGCCTGTATGATGATTGATGCCGATAACTTCAAGCAGATCAATGATCACTACGGCCACGATGCCGGCGATGAAGTGTTGCGTGTCCTGGCGCGGGAAATGACCCATGAGGTACGAACCGACGACACCGTCTGCCGCCTCGGCGGAGATGAATTCATGGTGATTTGCCCGGCAACCGACGCCGCTGGGGCGCTGTATCTAGCGGAAATGCTGCACAGGCACATCGCCGCCTTGCAGGTTCCCGCCGGCGAAGGTTTCTGGCAAGGCAGTGTCAGTATCGGTGTGGCCGTTCGGCAGATTGAAATGAAAAGCATTGAAGACCTGATCAAAGCCGCTGACCGTAGTCTTTATGACGCTAAAGAGGCTGGAAAAAATTGTGTTTGGATGAAGTGA
- a CDS encoding ATP-binding protein produces the protein METNDHQIIRQLETQLAKQSAELCEANSKLKRISDELQRTIAEQRQISEALHESERKYRLLTENASDVVWRLDSEYRFTYISPADERLRGYKADEIIGRHVFEMFNEEGIAAVKKMAQQRLEAEQRGMQTDIITFEAEHRCKDGSWLWAEIRYSAERDANGKTIGFHGITREITERKRAEDETRRARAAAEEASKAKSQFLATISHEIRTPLNALVGFSTLASKATDPAKINQYLSILEQSSRALMDLVNDILDISKTDAGRLELEAMPINLRQLIASLEDQYHHLATQKMLAFRVTIDDSIPSWILGDPIRLRQILTNLLANALKFTASGEVSYTISRHDQGTDQFIRFEVQDTGIGIPESFLANIFSPFHQLDPSISRKFGGTGLGLAIVNSLVELMKGTITVKSTEGAGSCFVVDLPLQEADPLPEERFAAPITLPPSSMMVVEDNSFNRQLLGDILTSWGHRVSLTEDGQQALALAAQQPFDLILLDIRMPGIDGIEVARRIRLQEQKRSDAAVPIIAITADTDKATREACYAAGISAVLPKPVIPEQLAQAIGMQAEGVNNISSNQTFQLTAQALTGLNNNPERIHNYQHLLLTDIDTQLRCLRAALERGDRHELGRVAHTLKGLYGHLAYRAPVELAAWLHDHASTATVEELRTMVEQLPAIVAGDLKSLQEKTV, from the coding sequence ATGGAAACAAACGACCATCAGATCATCCGGCAACTCGAAACACAGCTTGCAAAGCAATCAGCTGAACTTTGCGAAGCAAACAGCAAACTCAAACGCATCAGTGATGAACTACAAAGAACAATTGCCGAACAGCGGCAGATTTCAGAAGCGCTGCATGAGAGCGAGAGAAAATACCGCCTGTTAACTGAAAACGCCTCTGATGTAGTATGGCGGCTGGACAGTGAGTATCGCTTTACCTATATCAGTCCGGCGGATGAACGGCTTCGTGGCTACAAAGCTGACGAAATCATTGGTCGCCATGTGTTTGAGATGTTTAACGAGGAAGGGATTGCGGCGGTAAAAAAAATGGCGCAACAGCGTCTTGAGGCAGAACAGCGCGGAATGCAAACGGACATCATAACCTTTGAGGCGGAACATCGCTGCAAGGATGGCAGCTGGCTGTGGGCAGAAATTCGCTACTCCGCTGAGCGTGACGCAAACGGTAAAACCATTGGCTTTCATGGGATCACCAGGGAAATCACCGAGCGCAAGCGGGCAGAGGATGAGACCCGCCGGGCCAGGGCTGCGGCTGAAGAAGCGAGTAAAGCCAAGAGTCAATTTCTCGCTACCATTAGTCATGAGATCCGCACACCGCTCAATGCCCTGGTAGGCTTCAGCACCCTGGCGAGCAAAGCAACAGATCCTGCCAAAATCAATCAGTACCTGTCGATCCTGGAACAATCCTCCCGTGCCCTGATGGATCTGGTCAATGACATCCTGGATATCAGCAAGACCGATGCCGGGCGATTGGAGCTTGAGGCGATGCCTATCAATCTGCGTCAGCTGATCGCCAGCCTTGAAGACCAGTACCATCACCTGGCAACGCAGAAGATGTTGGCCTTTCGGGTCACTATAGACGACAGCATCCCAAGCTGGATTCTGGGTGATCCGATCCGTCTGCGCCAGATCCTGACCAATCTGCTTGCCAATGCCCTGAAATTTACTGCAAGCGGAGAAGTCTCCTACACCATCAGCCGCCATGACCAGGGCACGGATCAGTTTATCCGCTTTGAGGTGCAGGACACCGGCATCGGTATCCCTGAATCCTTTTTGGCGAATATCTTCAGCCCGTTTCATCAGCTTGATCCAAGCATTTCGCGTAAATTTGGCGGCACCGGTCTGGGGTTGGCGATTGTCAACAGCCTGGTGGAATTAATGAAGGGGACGATTACGGTTAAGAGTACGGAAGGGGCCGGCAGTTGTTTTGTGGTCGACTTACCCCTTCAGGAAGCAGATCCCTTGCCCGAAGAGCGTTTTGCCGCCCCGATAACTCTTCCCCCATCGTCCATGATGGTGGTCGAGGATAACAGCTTTAACCGGCAACTACTGGGTGACATCCTGACCTCATGGGGACATCGGGTCTCACTGACTGAAGATGGTCAACAAGCGCTGGCATTGGCGGCGCAGCAGCCTTTTGATCTGATTCTGTTGGATATCCGCATGCCGGGCATCGATGGTATCGAGGTGGCCCGCAGAATACGGTTGCAGGAGCAAAAGCGCTCAGACGCTGCGGTGCCGATCATCGCCATCACCGCCGATACCGATAAAGCCACCCGCGAGGCCTGCTATGCTGCAGGCATCAGTGCCGTGTTGCCAAAACCGGTGATCCCGGAACAATTGGCGCAAGCCATCGGGATGCAGGCTGAAGGAGTCAATAATATCTCTTCAAACCAGACGTTCCAGTTGACAGCACAGGCCCTGACCGGTCTTAACAACAACCCCGAGCGTATTCACAATTATCAGCATTTGTTGCTGACAGATATTGACACGCAACTGCGCTGCCTGCGCGCCGCCCTCGAACGAGGTGACCGTCACGAATTGGGCCGCGTAGCGCATACCTTGAAAGGGTTGTATGGACATCTGGCATACCGGGCTCCGGTTGAATTGGCGGCCTGGCTTCATGACCATGCGTCCACGGCAACCGTTGAAGAATTACGCACGATGGTGGAGCAACTTCCTGCCATCGTTGCTGGCGACCTTAAATCACTGCAGGAGAAAACCGTATGA
- a CDS encoding nucleoside transporter C-terminal domain-containing protein, with protein sequence MGHILTASLISAPASVVIAKIMVPEIEESTFGALLPDTHTRSGMGAMAPERRHEIVSLGLKSLLAGTLATSMTAAIAALMLPF encoded by the coding sequence ATGGGCCATATTCTGACCGCATCGCTGATCAGCGCCCCGGCTTCGGTGGTGATCGCCAAGATCATGGTTCCGGAAATTGAGGAGAGCACCTTCGGCGCACTTCTGCCTGATACCCACACGCGCAGTGGCATGGGCGCAATGGCCCCGGAGCGTCGGCACGAGATTGTCAGCCTCGGCTTGAAATCACTCCTCGCCGGAACCCTGGCCACCAGCATGACTGCAGCCATCGCGGCCCTGATGCTGCCATTCTAA
- a CDS encoding type I restriction-modification enzyme R subunit C-terminal domain-containing protein produces MRIYQTHPQGWEKRAPDEFWAAYQKLQASKVRGAAGNHILTDLVLLVRFAMQQNNELAPFLEKVQVNFRAWVEQHQASGKSFTAEQRKWLEMIRDHIAANLLIETDDFDYAPFAQAGGIGKVWRSLYLRPA; encoded by the coding sequence TTGCGTATTTACCAGACTCATCCGCAAGGTTGGGAAAAGCGCGCGCCGGATGAATTTTGGGCCGCTTATCAGAAATTGCAGGCAAGCAAGGTACGGGGTGCTGCAGGGAATCACATCCTGACCGATCTGGTGTTGCTGGTGCGTTTCGCCATGCAGCAGAACAATGAACTGGCGCCGTTCCTGGAGAAGGTTCAGGTTAACTTCCGCGCCTGGGTCGAGCAGCATCAAGCGAGCGGCAAAAGTTTTACCGCTGAACAGCGCAAATGGCTGGAGATGATTCGCGATCATATCGCCGCTAATTTGTTGATCGAGACGGATGATTTTGATTATGCGCCCTTTGCGCAGGCGGGTGGGATAGGGAAGGTTTGGCGGTCTCTATATTTGAGGCCTGCCTGA
- a CDS encoding EAL domain-containing protein — protein MGVSLSLDDFGTGYSSLKNLSDFQVDRLKMDQSFILDIATSNTRTAVVSSIIDIAYNLKLPAIAEGVETHAQLDFLVVNKCDVTQGYLFSKPLPIGPYRSVAAGEELEGC, from the coding sequence ATGGGGGTTTCGTTGAGCTTGGATGACTTTGGTACCGGCTATTCGAGTCTGAAAAATTTAAGCGACTTCCAGGTCGACCGTCTTAAAATGGATCAGAGTTTTATTCTCGACATCGCAACATCAAACACCCGCACCGCCGTTGTGTCTAGCATTATTGATATCGCCTACAACCTTAAATTGCCGGCGATTGCCGAAGGGGTGGAAACACATGCGCAACTGGATTTTCTTGTTGTCAACAAATGTGATGTGACGCAGGGGTATCTGTTCAGTAAGCCCCTGCCGATCGGACCTTATCGCTCTGTTGCAGCAGGGGAAGAGCTGGAAGGCTGTTGA
- a CDS encoding helix-turn-helix transcriptional regulator — translation MSSRKRTYSRITRDATELLGKLIRLRRKERKMTENDLAGRAGISRRTLQKIEQGDLKVEVGLFFEVATLVGVNLFGDHPPAISMHLSQINDKLALLPQSVRTPVKVDDEF, via the coding sequence ATGTCTTCACGAAAACGAACTTACTCCCGCATAACCCGAGATGCAACAGAACTCTTGGGAAAACTCATCCGGCTCAGGAGAAAAGAGCGCAAAATGACAGAGAACGACTTAGCCGGCAGGGCAGGGATATCCAGAAGGACCTTGCAAAAAATCGAGCAAGGTGACCTGAAGGTAGAGGTTGGTCTGTTTTTCGAGGTGGCCACCTTGGTGGGGGTCAATCTGTTCGGCGACCACCCACCGGCGATTTCAATGCATCTCTCACAAATTAACGACAAACTTGCCCTGCTACCCCAAAGCGTTCGCACACCTGTGAAGGTTGATGATGAATTCTGA
- a CDS encoding sigma-54-dependent transcriptional regulator, with the protein MSLGARILVVDDTQSFRFMVKGYLDDGGYQVTCVASGTEALAAVERSPFDLVLSDMVMPEMDGLELLYQIRARYPQLPFVLITAHGSVDSAVAAMKEGADDYLLKPLNWEELLIVVKRLLDHAQLRVNYERMVNCEREQYSFQNISSDSSVMGETLAVAQQVAASARTTIAIYGESGVGKEVLARAIHVAGGHNLTSFVAVNCAAIPETLLESELFGHVKGAFTGADRDRGGKCCRAQGGTLFLDEIGDMPLSLQPKLLRLLEERIYEKVGSDTQVAADFRVIVATHRSLDQCCLEGSFRRDLYHRLNVFPITIPPLRERREDIPHLAEFFLNIFRQHQGKKQPGLSQAALDQLLAYDWPGNIRELRNLLEYAAIISNGDLIQPKHLRLQKQEQGNNKELDHGRISLNFTFSPEEFSLAAVNRQVIEWALNQSNNNKSSAARLLKASRKLFY; encoded by the coding sequence ATGAGCCTTGGTGCACGCATACTGGTGGTTGACGATACCCAGAGCTTCCGCTTCATGGTCAAGGGGTACCTGGATGATGGCGGCTACCAGGTGACCTGTGTGGCCAGTGGAACCGAAGCCTTGGCGGCAGTGGAACGGTCCCCCTTTGACCTGGTGCTGTCCGATATGGTCATGCCGGAGATGGACGGACTTGAGCTGCTGTATCAGATCCGCGCGCGTTATCCGCAATTGCCATTTGTTCTGATTACCGCTCACGGCAGCGTCGACAGTGCCGTAGCTGCGATGAAAGAAGGGGCGGATGATTATCTGCTGAAACCACTGAACTGGGAAGAGCTGTTGATTGTCGTAAAGCGCCTGCTCGATCATGCACAGCTGCGCGTTAACTACGAGCGCATGGTGAATTGCGAGCGGGAGCAGTACAGCTTCCAGAACATCAGCTCAGATTCATCGGTCATGGGGGAAACCCTCGCCGTGGCCCAGCAGGTTGCTGCTTCTGCTCGCACCACCATTGCCATCTATGGTGAAAGTGGCGTGGGGAAAGAGGTGCTGGCACGAGCCATTCACGTCGCCGGCGGGCATAACCTAACCAGCTTTGTTGCCGTCAACTGCGCTGCCATCCCGGAAACCCTGCTTGAAAGTGAACTGTTCGGCCATGTCAAAGGAGCCTTTACCGGCGCAGACCGTGACCGTGGCGGCAAATGCTGTCGGGCGCAAGGCGGCACCCTGTTCCTCGATGAAATCGGTGATATGCCCCTGTCGCTGCAGCCCAAGCTGCTGCGTTTGCTGGAAGAACGGATCTATGAAAAAGTGGGCTCCGATACCCAGGTAGCTGCCGATTTCAGGGTCATTGTCGCTACCCACCGCAGCCTTGATCAATGCTGCCTTGAGGGGAGCTTCCGCCGCGATCTGTACCATCGCCTGAACGTCTTTCCTATCACGATCCCCCCCTTGCGTGAGCGACGCGAAGACATTCCCCATCTGGCGGAATTTTTTCTGAATATTTTCCGACAGCACCAGGGCAAGAAACAGCCTGGTCTTTCACAGGCAGCCCTTGATCAACTCCTCGCCTACGACTGGCCCGGCAATATCCGTGAATTGCGAAACCTGCTGGAATACGCCGCCATCATCTCCAATGGCGACCTGATTCAACCAAAACACCTGCGACTGCAAAAGCAGGAGCAAGGGAACAATAAAGAGTTGGACCATGGGCGTATTTCTCTTAATTTCACCTTCTCCCCTGAAGAATTCTCACTCGCTGCGGTCAACCGCCAGGTCATAGAGTGGGCCCTTAATCAGAGTAACAACAATAAATCTTCTGCTGCCCGTTTGCTGAAGGCCTCCCGCAAGCTGTTTTATTGA
- a CDS encoding cupin domain-containing protein, producing MCTATVQELIKRLELVRHPEGGWFRETYRSSETVPTRALPERFGGDRPFSTAIYYLLESGDISVLHRIKSDEVWHFYAGSALQIHCLWPDGSYQELRLGTNPAAGEQFQVVVPAGCWFGAELAPEGFALVGCTVAPGFVFADFEMAQAGHLCDRYPQHAELIMRMTRGYKSEENMIFTTPGPGLAIPTTEQQSCWLK from the coding sequence ATGTGCACTGCCACTGTTCAGGAGTTAATCAAGCGGCTGGAGCTTGTCCGGCATCCGGAAGGGGGCTGGTTCCGGGAGACTTATCGCTCCAGCGAGACGGTGCCCACCCGTGCTTTGCCTGAGCGTTTTGGAGGCGATCGGCCTTTCTCCACTGCCATCTATTATCTGCTGGAGTCCGGTGACATATCGGTTCTGCACCGCATCAAATCCGATGAAGTGTGGCACTTTTACGCCGGCTCAGCGCTGCAGATCCATTGTCTGTGGCCGGATGGCAGTTATCAGGAGCTGCGCCTGGGAACAAACCCGGCGGCGGGGGAACAGTTCCAGGTGGTCGTACCGGCAGGTTGCTGGTTCGGGGCAGAGCTGGCGCCTGAAGGGTTCGCACTGGTCGGATGCACTGTTGCCCCAGGATTCGTTTTTGCCGATTTTGAGATGGCGCAAGCAGGGCATCTCTGCGATCGCTATCCGCAGCATGCGGAACTGATCATGAGGATGACGAGGGGATATAAAAGTGAGGAGAACATGATTTTCACTACCCCTGGACCCGGCTTGGCTATACCTACGACCGAGCAGCAATCCTGTTGGCTTAAGTGA
- a CDS encoding Na+ dependent nucleoside transporter N-terminal domain-containing protein, whose amino-acid sequence MLIQPILGLGIFILLSWLISEQRRRFPVKLVIVGLALQLLLAILLFHVQLFQSLFLMLNKLVLALENATARFCRISWAIF is encoded by the coding sequence ATGCTCATTCAACCTATTCTCGGCCTTGGCATCTTCATTCTCTTGTCCTGGTTGATCAGTGAACAGCGCCGCCGCTTTCCAGTGAAGTTAGTCATTGTTGGATTGGCGTTGCAACTGCTGTTGGCCATCCTGCTGTTTCATGTGCAATTGTTTCAGAGCCTGTTTCTCATGCTGAACAAATTAGTACTGGCGCTTGAGAACGCTACGGCCCGGTTCTGCCGGATATCATGGGCCATATTCTGA
- a CDS encoding ShlB/FhaC/HecB family hemolysin secretion/activation protein, with translation MALLTPPQLPSPGDGLVIAPQMQDPTAPGGPTAEVARIDFSGNSVFNTAQLEQVVEPLLNQSYDLAGMRDIAWQITRYYQSNGYPFARAFLPAQTLSDGALRIEVVEGRYGQIVTQGDDKLAASAQRHLGSLKPGDVIASAPLERATLILDDLPGLRTAPLIRPGQELGSGDLLVAVEADQRYSGDIAVDNHGNRYTGAYRTRLGLNINPLLLVGDQLQLRAMVTSETLLFGSATYSVPLGYSGLRGQVGYAHTDYELCKEYSSLDSTGKAHITSAGLSYPLVRSQRSNLTLSAIYQHKRLTDESLSDRTRRTSDSVPVSLLFDHRDGLFGAGITYGSLTWTPGRVKFNNNVTDRPEGTFHKITLDVARLQQITSNLTLFARISGQKSDSNLDSSEDFGVGGVYGVRAYPSGEGYGDQGVLAQIELRYRIKQLSPYLFYDIGHVRINKFADSADNHRRIDGAGMGVRANYKNFTTDIAVAWGTRGGEPLSDSKDRDPRVWATLGYSF, from the coding sequence TTGGCCCTATTGACACCACCGCAGTTGCCGTCACCCGGCGACGGGCTGGTTATCGCACCCCAGATGCAAGATCCCACCGCTCCCGGTGGTCCAACGGCAGAGGTTGCCCGGATTGACTTCAGCGGCAACAGCGTCTTTAATACTGCACAGCTTGAGCAGGTTGTTGAGCCGTTGCTGAATCAATCCTACGACCTGGCGGGCATGCGCGATATCGCCTGGCAGATCACCCGCTACTATCAGAGCAACGGTTACCCCTTTGCCCGTGCTTTTTTGCCCGCCCAGACCTTGAGCGACGGCGCCTTGCGGATTGAGGTTGTCGAAGGACGCTATGGTCAAATTGTCACCCAGGGAGATGACAAGCTGGCCGCTAGTGCCCAGCGCCACCTTGGTAGCCTTAAGCCTGGGGACGTCATTGCCTCTGCCCCTTTAGAGCGCGCCACCCTGATTCTCGATGATCTGCCCGGCTTGCGCACCGCCCCTTTGATCCGACCCGGTCAGGAGCTTGGCAGCGGCGATCTGCTGGTGGCGGTCGAAGCCGATCAGCGCTATAGCGGTGATATCGCCGTGGATAATCATGGCAACCGCTACACCGGCGCATACCGCACCCGCTTGGGACTCAACATCAACCCCCTGCTGCTGGTCGGCGATCAATTACAACTGCGCGCGATGGTCACCAGCGAAACCCTGTTGTTTGGCTCCGCTACCTACAGCGTTCCCCTCGGCTATTCGGGACTGCGTGGCCAGGTGGGTTACGCCCATACCGACTACGAGCTCTGCAAGGAATATTCCTCCCTCGACAGTACCGGCAAGGCCCACATCACCAGCGCCGGTTTGAGTTATCCGCTGGTCCGCTCCCAGCGCAGTAACCTGACCTTGAGCGCCATCTATCAGCATAAACGCCTGACCGATGAAAGCCTCTCCGATCGCACCCGCCGTACCAGCGACAGTGTTCCCGTCAGTCTGTTGTTTGATCATCGTGACGGCCTCTTCGGTGCCGGCATCACCTACGGCAGCCTGACCTGGACCCCGGGACGGGTTAAATTCAACAATAATGTCACAGACCGCCCCGAGGGCACCTTCCACAAAATCACCCTTGATGTTGCCCGCTTGCAGCAGATCACCAGCAACCTGACCCTGTTTGCCCGCATCAGCGGCCAGAAGAGCGACAGCAACCTTGATTCATCGGAAGACTTCGGTGTCGGTGGGGTCTATGGGGTCAGAGCCTACCCCAGTGGCGAAGGCTACGGCGATCAGGGGGTTCTTGCCCAGATCGAACTACGCTACCGCATCAAGCAGCTCAGCCCCTATCTGTTCTATGACATCGGTCATGTCCGCATCAACAAGTTCGCTGACAGTGCCGACAATCATCGCCGTATTGACGGCGCAGGGATGGGTGTGCGCGCCAACTACAAAAATTTCACCACCGACATCGCCGTCGCCTGGGGTACCCGAGGTGGTGAGCCGCTGTCCGACAGCAAAGATCGTGACCCGCGAGTTTGGGCGACCTTGGGGTATAGCTTCTGA